AGCCACGGCGGGAGCGTCACCGTCACCGCCGGAGCGTCGCTGGCCGCCGTGCACCGGGCGGTCGACACGGTCCGGGACGCCATGCTGATCGGGTTGCCCGCGCTGCTGGCCGTCGTGGCCGGGGTGACCTGGCTGGTGACGCGACGTGCGCTGCGCCCCGTGGAGGCCGTCCGCAGCGAGATGGCGGCGATCACCGCGTCCGAGGATCTCTCCCGGCGCGTACCCGAGCCGGACTCGCGTGACGAGATCGCCCGGCTGGCCCGGACGACCAACGAGACCCTCGCCTCGCTGGAGGCCTCGGTCGAGCGGCAGCGGCGTTTCGTCGCGGACGCCTCGCACGAGCTGCGCAGCCCCATCGCGTCCCTGCGCACCCAGTTGGAGGTGGGCGCCGCGCACCCCGGTCTGCTGGACGTGGCCGGTGCGGTCGCCGACACCGTGCGCCTGCAGCAACTGGCCGCCGATCTGCTGCTGCTGGCGCGGCTGGACGCGGGGGAGAGGCCCGGCCGGACCCGGCTGGACCTTGCGGAGACGGTCCGCGAGCAGGTCGCGCTGCGCGGCGCCGCGGACCGTCTGCCGGTGGCCGTGGAGGCCGGGGAGCCGGTGGCGGTGGCGGGGTCGCCCGGGCAGCTGGCCCGGGCCCTCGGCAATCTGCTGGACAACGCGCAGCGGCATGCGCGCCGCACGGTGGCCGTGACGGTCCGGCGCGAGGGCCGCGACGCGGTGCTCACCGTGGCGGACGACGGTCCGGGGGTGCCGGAGCAGGAGCGTGAGCGGGTCTTCGAACGCTTCGTCCGCCTCGACGACGCCCGTACCCGGGATGCGGGCGGCGCGGGTCTCGGGCTCGCGATCGCCCGGGACGTGGCCCGGCGCCACGGCGGCACGCTGACGGTCTCGGCGGCGGCCGGCGGCGGTGCTCTCTTCGTGCTCCGTCTGCCCCTGGCGCCCTGACCCGGCGGCGGGCCGGGGCGGTGCGGCCGTCCCCGCACCGCCCCGGCCTCGCCCGTGCCCATTCCCCCAGGGCACGTGCTCGGACGGCACGGCACGGCACGGCGCGGCGCGGTCCGCGGGCCCGCGCGTCGGCGTCAGCGGCCGGCGCCGGAGCCGGCGGCGCGTGCGGGCACCGTCAGACCCTGCCGCGGCGGCCGCGCAGGTGCTCCGCCACGGGCTTCAGGGACTCGTGGAGGTCGGCCAGCGCCTCCGGGGACAGCAGGTCGATGAAGTGCTGGCGCACGGACTCGACGTGGTGCGGCGCGACCTTCTGCATGGTCTCCATGCCCTGGTCGGTGAGCACCGCGTACAGCCCGCGGCGGTCGGACTCGCAGTTCTCCCGGCGCACCAGGCCCGCGTTCTCCATGCGGGTGATCTGGTGGGACAGCCGGCTCTTGGACTGCAGCGTGGCCGCCGCCAGGTCGCTCATCCTCATCCGCCGCTCGGGGGACTCCGAGAGGTTGACGAGGATCTCGTAGTCGTTGTTGGTCAGGCCGAACGGTTGCAGATCCTTCTCCATCTGGTACGTCAGCAACCTGTTGACGTCCAGATAGGTGCGCCAGGCGCACTGCTCCGTATCGGTCAGCCAGCGTGTGGCCGTCTCGGTCTCCATATGTGGATGCTACCCTAAGAAGTTGAAATCCGGACGAAATCGGGGACGGTGACATCCGGCACCCCGAGTCCCCCGTGAAGGGTGCAGACGTTCGACGTCACACTCCGCAGCCTACCGCTCACAACCCGAAGCGACGCTGGAGGTCCCCCAGCTGACCGGGGAGACGCGGGGCGGTGCCGTGTTGACCAGGGCCGTGACCACCGCCGGGCACCCCGTCCGCGTGCGGGACCGCACCCGTCGCCACCTCCGGCATCAGCGTCTCGGTCGACTGCAGCAGCACCGTGCCCGCGCCCACGAACTCGAACTGGTGCTCCTCGCCGGAGGCCCCGCCGATCCCGGAAAGCTGCCGCAGGCCGCCCATCACCCCGCTCATGTACCCGTGGTCGTAGTGGTGGCACGGAGAGGGGCAGTCCGCCCAGCCCACCAGCGCCTGCGGGTCCACCCGGATAGGCGGCTCCATGAAGACCACGGGCCCGTTCGACGCGGCGACGAACTTGCCCGTGCCGATCAGCGTGAGGAAGCCCGGCACGATCGACTGCTTCAGCGCCAGCGAGGGCTGGTACGCCAGGAGGTTCCCGGCGCGGATCGTCAGATTGCCGTCGTCGAGGTCGAACGAGTTGACGTCGAAGGCCCGGTCGGCGAGCAGCATCTTGCCGCTGCCCTCGGCGACCACCCAGTCGCTCGCGTGCAGCGGCGAGTGGAAACTGGTGCGCATCAGCCGGTCCAGCCGGCCGTGGCCGATCCCGTTGAAGTCGATCCGCCCGTAGTAGGCGATCATCTTCCCCTTCTGCAGGAACCACTGGGAGCCCTTGAGCTCCACGCAGAAGGTGTACGAATTGACGTTGTCGTCGCTCGGCAGCGACATCGGGTCATGGACCACCGGCGTGCTCACAGCTTCTCCTCCGACGCCTGGACGTACACCGCACCACTGCCGCTCAGCTCCAGCTGGAACGCCTCGCCCGAGCCGCGCCCCACCATGTCGCGCCAGCCCAGCGCCGTGGAGAGCTTGTTCCGTACGTCGCCGTGGTGCGCGACGTACGCCTGGGGGTCGACATGGACCGGCCGGCCGGGCGTGATCGGCAGTTCGATCACCCCGCCGTGCGCCATGACCGCGACCGAGCCGTGGCCCTTCAGGGTGGTGGTGAACAGGCCCTGGCCGGTGACCTGCCCGCGCACCATCCCCATCACGCCGCCCTGCGAGCCCATGAACATGGTGCCCTGCTGCAGCGTGCCGTCGAAGGCGAGCAGCCGGTCGGCCTCGACGTACAGGGTGTCGCCGGTGAGGCCGATGACCTGGATGTGGTGGCCGCCGTGGCCGAACATGACCGTGCCGGACCCCTCCACCGTCATCAGCGGAGCCGCCTCGTTGGTGACCCGGCGGCCGATCATCGACATCAGCCCGCCCTGGCCTCCCGTGATGTTCGGGGTGAACGAGACGTCGCCCCGGTAGGCGAGCATCGCGCCGCGCTGGCTGTACATCTTCTGGCCGGGGACCACCGTCGCCTCGACCATCTTCGAGTTGACCTCGCGGAACGGCATCAGACGTCCCCTCCCACGGTGTTCCGCTCACTGGGCTGCACATAGACGAGCCCGTCGCCCTCGAACCGGATCTGGAAGGCCTCGCCGCCGCCCTCGCCCAGCAGCGTCCGGAACGTGACCCCGGACTGGAACTGCTGCTGGAGATTGCCCTGGTGTGCGACATAGGCCCCCGGGTCCACGGAGAGCGGGTACTGGGGCGTCACCCGCAGCACCACGGCGGGACCGTCCGACATGATCGCGGCCTGGCCGGTGCCCTCCACGGTCGTGGTGAACAGGCCGTTGCCGGTCGCGCCGCCGCGCAGTCCGGTGAAGCTGGTGCCGGTGCGCAGCCCGCCGTCCGTGCAGAGGAGGTTGCTGGACTCGACGTACAGCTTGTCGCCGTGCAGGGAGACGAGGTTGATCTCGGAGGCGCGATCGGCGAAGTAGCAGGTGCCCTGGCCCTTCACCTCCATCAGGGCCATCTGCTCGCCGGTGAGGCGGCGGGTCACCATGCCGCGCAGGCCCTCGCCGCCGCCGGTCAGTTTCTTGAAGTCCATCCGGCCGTCGTACGCGACCATGGACCCGTTCTTCGCCTTGACGGAGTCCCCGGTCATGTCGACGGCGAGCACTTTGCTGCCTTGCAGTCGGAACATTGCCACGGGGGTGAAGGTACTGGGCGGGGCGTGGATTCGGACAGGCCCCCTGGAATGAACCCGACCCTGACCCGACCCCGAGGCCACCCGGGCGAGGGGTGGGAAGGGCGCGATGCCAGAATGGCTACGCTTGTGCGTCCGTTCACAAGAACATCCCCCCTCCGAAGCCCCTGAAGGTGCCTCCCGTGGACATCAAGACCGCCTCCGCCCTCCACCGCCTCCGGCTCGTCTCCGCACCGGAGGC
The Streptomyces tirandamycinicus DNA segment above includes these coding regions:
- a CDS encoding sensor histidine kinase, whose translation is MSSVRARAALGATLVVAVALIGAGLTVLFVLRASLTDQAGLQAEATARNVATQLDLGVPYDGLDLPDGEDHPVRVTAGDGRERAASEDLEAMTGTPDAPDGDGNRPRFGNGTATVDGETADYRFAAVRADGSHGGSVTVTAGASLAAVHRAVDTVRDAMLIGLPALLAVVAGVTWLVTRRALRPVEAVRSEMAAITASEDLSRRVPEPDSRDEIARLARTTNETLASLEASVERQRRFVADASHELRSPIASLRTQLEVGAAHPGLLDVAGAVADTVRLQQLAADLLLLARLDAGERPGRTRLDLAETVREQVALRGAADRLPVAVEAGEPVAVAGSPGQLARALGNLLDNAQRHARRTVAVTVRREGRDAVLTVADDGPGVPEQERERVFERFVRLDDARTRDAGGAGLGLAIARDVARRHGGTLTVSAAAGGGALFVLRLPLAP
- a CDS encoding MarR family winged helix-turn-helix transcriptional regulator → METETATRWLTDTEQCAWRTYLDVNRLLTYQMEKDLQPFGLTNNDYEILVNLSESPERRMRMSDLAAATLQSKSRLSHQITRMENAGLVRRENCESDRRGLYAVLTDQGMETMQKVAPHHVESVRQHFIDLLSPEALADLHESLKPVAEHLRGRRGRV
- a CDS encoding AIM24 family protein — protein: MSTPVVHDPMSLPSDDNVNSYTFCVELKGSQWFLQKGKMIAYYGRIDFNGIGHGRLDRLMRTSFHSPLHASDWVVAEGSGKMLLADRAFDVNSFDLDDGNLTIRAGNLLAYQPSLALKQSIVPGFLTLIGTGKFVAASNGPVVFMEPPIRVDPQALVGWADCPSPCHHYDHGYMSGVMGGLRQLSGIGGASGEEHQFEFVGAGTVLLQSTETLMPEVATGAVPHADGVPGGGHGPGQHGTAPRLPGQLGDLQRRFGL
- a CDS encoding AIM24 family protein, yielding MPFREVNSKMVEATVVPGQKMYSQRGAMLAYRGDVSFTPNITGGQGGLMSMIGRRVTNEAAPLMTVEGSGTVMFGHGGHHIQVIGLTGDTLYVEADRLLAFDGTLQQGTMFMGSQGGVMGMVRGQVTGQGLFTTTLKGHGSVAVMAHGGVIELPITPGRPVHVDPQAYVAHHGDVRNKLSTALGWRDMVGRGSGEAFQLELSGSGAVYVQASEEKL
- a CDS encoding AIM24 family protein — translated: MFRLQGSKVLAVDMTGDSVKAKNGSMVAYDGRMDFKKLTGGGEGLRGMVTRRLTGEQMALMEVKGQGTCYFADRASEINLVSLHGDKLYVESSNLLCTDGGLRTGTSFTGLRGGATGNGLFTTTVEGTGQAAIMSDGPAVVLRVTPQYPLSVDPGAYVAHQGNLQQQFQSGVTFRTLLGEGGGEAFQIRFEGDGLVYVQPSERNTVGGDV